In Capsicum annuum cultivar UCD-10X-F1 chromosome 11, UCD10Xv1.1, whole genome shotgun sequence, one genomic interval encodes:
- the LOC107847383 gene encoding RNA-binding protein 25 isoform X5 has protein sequence MLVMFGIPRYASPYTQMARPVFPPRPPGAVGIIPPLMRPPIPMIRPPIIPPAARPAAIPSITQTEKPQTTVYVGKISSTAENEFMLSLLQLCGPVRSWKRAQDPTNGSLKGFGFCEFESAEGVLRALRLLNKLNIDGQELMLNVNQATRDFLERYVEKKAESSKKLPESETEGAEKEEESTLGGEKNENAASVEPPESSTEESKKDTGDKGNKENLDSANFGLVTDEDRQADKEALDKLNDMIEERLKNKPLPPPPPPPQPAKDGSDNSHTENLKDGEPGRDTTKNAEEKNDDVSESKTSSEHEKAEISSPDHRRHDRRSRDRERDLKREKERELERYEREREQERAKREKEREYKTREDDRRYKAREKEWETREREMEHRRKREREREKERAQERKWDILEQERECEDGYRKRKHRTSDEERKRRQREKEDDSADSFKEEEEIAEAKRRAEEEQQKKEQEEALKILSSHLANGREKAVPYEENNIDSQDKNIETAQDNLSQGEGVAQNGTDEESMLVTTAASDMRHNSNAPTKRLEFGLLGSGKRAAVPSFFNADEDEDAQKVKKMRPLVPIDYSADEQHIVQPSIAEASPTMAAEFAKRISNANPKEERSDVEKDRHRRTHDRSSQRDRDKYDEETKRTRDDSRNLDHDRVREPRPDKVKTPDNQKLLDAKQLIDMIPKTKDELFSYEINWVIYDKNALHERMRPWISKKITDFLGEEELTLVDYIVSSTQEHVKATEMLERLQSILDEEAEMFVLKMWRMLIFEIKKVETGLALRPKS, from the exons ATGCTTGTAATGTTTG GAATTCCACGTTATGCATCACCATACACACAAATGGCTCGACCAGTGTTTCCTCCACGCCCACCTGGTGCAGTAGGCATTATTCCTCCTTTGATGCGCCCTCCAATCCCTATGATACGTCCTCCAATCATTCCTCCTGCTGCTAGGCCAGCTGCCATTCCAAGCATTACTCAAACAGAGAAACCACAAACAACAGTTTATGTTGGCAAGATATCGTCCACTGCTGAAAATGAGTTTATGCTTTCTCTTTTGCAG CTTTGCGGGCCTGTTAGGAGTTGGAAGCGTGCTCAAGATCCGACAAATGGATCACTGAAAGGTTTTGGGTTCTGTGAGTTTGAGTCTGCTGAGGGGGTTCTTCGCGCATTAAGATTGCTCAACAAATTAAACATTGACGGGCAGGAGCTAATG TTAAATGTCAATCAAGCAACTCGTGATTTCCTTGAACGATATGTTGAAAAGAAAGCAGAAAGCTCAAAGAAGCTCCCAGAGTCTGAAACTGAAGGCgctgagaaagaagaagaaagtacATTAGGTGGGGAGAAGAATGAAAATGCAGCGTCTGTAGAACCTCCTGAGTCTAGCACAGAAGAATCAAAGAAAGATACTGGTGATAAAGGGAACAAAGAAAATCTAGATTCTGCTAACTTTGGACTGGTCACTGACGAAGATAGGCAAGCTGACAAAGAGGCCTTGGACAAGCTCAATGATATGATAGAGGAAAGGCTGAAGAATAAACCATTACCACCTCCACCTCCACCTCCACAACCAGCTAAAGATGGTTCTGATAACTCACATACGGAAAACCTCAAAGATGGGGAACCAGGTAGAGATACAACAAAAAATG cagaagaaaaaaatgatgatgtCAGCGAAAGTAAAACTTCAAGTGAGCATGAAAAGGCTGAGATTAGCTCACCGGACCATCGTAGGCATGATAGGAGAAGCAGGGACCGGGAGAGGGATTTGAAGAGAGAAAAGGAGAGGGAACTCGAAAGATATGAGAGGGAGCGTGAACAAGAACGAGCCaagagagagaaggagagagagtaCAAGACCCGCGAAGATGACCGTAGGTACAAGGCCCGTGAAAAGGAGTGGGAAACAAGAGAAAGGGAAATGGAGCATAGgcggaagagagagagagagagggagaaagaAAGGGCACAGGAACGTAAATGGGATATACTGGAGCAAGAACGTGAATGTGAAGATGGTTATAGAAAAAGGAAACACAGGACTAGTGATGAGGAGAGGAAAAGACGGCAGAGGGAGAAGGAAGATGACTCGGCTGACAgttttaaagaagaagaagagattgCTGAGGCTAAGAGAAGAGCGGAGGAGGAACAGCAGAAAAAAGAGCAGGAGGAGGCATTGAAAATCCTTTCCAGTCATCTAGCCAATGGTCGTGAAAAAGCTGTTCCATATGAGGAAAACAATATTGATAGCCAAGATAAGAATATCGAGACAGCTCAGGATAATTTAAGCCAGG GTGAAGGAGTTGCACAAAATGGGACGGATGAAGAATCCATGTTGGTAACTACAGCTGCATCAGATATGAGGCATAATAGCAATGCCCCTACGAAAAGGTTAGAATTTGGCCTCCTAGGGTCAGGGAAAAGAGCTGCTGTCCCTTCTTTCTTCAATGCGGATGAGGATGAGGATGctcaaaaagtaaagaaaatgagGCCATTGGTTCCAATTGACTATTCAGCTGACGAGCAACATATTGTCCAACCTTCCATCGCTGAAGCATCACCTACTATGGCTGCAGAATTTGCAAAGCGAATTTCAAATgctaaccctaaagaggagaggtCTGATGTAGAGAAGGACAGACACAGAAGAACTCATGACAGATCCAGTCAGAGGGATCGGGACAAGTATGACGAGGAGACTAAACGAACCAGGGATGACAGCAGAAACCTTGATCACGACAGAGTTCGGGAACCTAGACCTGATAAGGTTAAGACACCTGATAATCAGAAGCTTTTAGATGCAAAGCAATTGATTGACATGATTCCAAAGACCAAAGATGAGTTGTTCTCTTATGAGATAAACTGGGTGATTTATGACAAG AATGCATTGCATGAAAGGATGAGACCATGGATCAGTAAGAAGATCACCGATTTTCTTGGTGAGGAGGAGCTGACGCTGGTAGACTACATTGTGTCCAGCACTCAAGAACATGTCAAGGCAACAGAGATGCTGGAGAGGCTCCAAAGTATATTAGATGAAGAAGCTGAAATGTTTGTTCTGAAGATGTGGAGGATGCTTATATTTGAAATTAAGAAAGTCGAGACAGGTTTGGCTTTGAGGCCCAAATCCTAA
- the LOC107847383 gene encoding RNA-binding protein 25 isoform X7 produces the protein MARPVFPPRPPGAVGIIPPLMRPPIPMIRPPIIPPAARPAAIPSITQTEKPQTTVYVGKISSTAENEFMLSLLQLCGPVRSWKRAQDPTNGSLKGFGFCEFESAEGVLRALRLLNKLNIDGQELMLNVNQATRDFLERYVEKKAESSKKLPESETEGAEKEEESTLGGEKNENAASVEPPESSTEESKKDTGDKGNKENLDSANFGLVTDEDRQADKEALDKLNDMIEERLKNKPLPPPPPPPQPAKDGSDNSHTENLKDGEPAEEKNDDVSESKTSSEHEKAEISSPDHRRHDRRSRDRERDLKREKERELERYEREREQERAKREKEREYKTREDDRRYKAREKEWETREREMEHRRKREREREKERAQERKWDILEQERECEDGYRKRKHRTSDEERKRRQREKEDDSADSFKEEEEIAEAKRRAEEEQQKKEQEEALKILSSHLANGREKAVPYEENNIDSQDKNIETAQDNLSQGEGVAQNGTDEESMLVTTAASDMRHNSNAPTKRLEFGLLGSGKRAAVPSFFNADEDEDAQKVKKMRPLVPIDYSADEQHIVQPSIAEASPTMAAEFAKRISNANPKEERSDVEKDRHRRTHDRSSQRDRDKYDEETKRTRDDSRNLDHDRVREPRPDKVKTPDNQKLLDAKQLIDMIPKTKDELFSYEINWVIYDKNALHERMRPWISKKITDFLGEEELTLVDYIVSSTQEHVKATEMLERLQSILDEEAEMFVLKMWRMLIFEIKKVETGLALRPKS, from the exons ATGGCTCGACCAGTGTTTCCTCCACGCCCACCTGGTGCAGTAGGCATTATTCCTCCTTTGATGCGCCCTCCAATCCCTATGATACGTCCTCCAATCATTCCTCCTGCTGCTAGGCCAGCTGCCATTCCAAGCATTACTCAAACAGAGAAACCACAAACAACAGTTTATGTTGGCAAGATATCGTCCACTGCTGAAAATGAGTTTATGCTTTCTCTTTTGCAG CTTTGCGGGCCTGTTAGGAGTTGGAAGCGTGCTCAAGATCCGACAAATGGATCACTGAAAGGTTTTGGGTTCTGTGAGTTTGAGTCTGCTGAGGGGGTTCTTCGCGCATTAAGATTGCTCAACAAATTAAACATTGACGGGCAGGAGCTAATG TTAAATGTCAATCAAGCAACTCGTGATTTCCTTGAACGATATGTTGAAAAGAAAGCAGAAAGCTCAAAGAAGCTCCCAGAGTCTGAAACTGAAGGCgctgagaaagaagaagaaagtacATTAGGTGGGGAGAAGAATGAAAATGCAGCGTCTGTAGAACCTCCTGAGTCTAGCACAGAAGAATCAAAGAAAGATACTGGTGATAAAGGGAACAAAGAAAATCTAGATTCTGCTAACTTTGGACTGGTCACTGACGAAGATAGGCAAGCTGACAAAGAGGCCTTGGACAAGCTCAATGATATGATAGAGGAAAGGCTGAAGAATAAACCATTACCACCTCCACCTCCACCTCCACAACCAGCTAAAGATGGTTCTGATAACTCACATACGGAAAACCTCAAAGATGGGGAACCAG cagaagaaaaaaatgatgatgtCAGCGAAAGTAAAACTTCAAGTGAGCATGAAAAGGCTGAGATTAGCTCACCGGACCATCGTAGGCATGATAGGAGAAGCAGGGACCGGGAGAGGGATTTGAAGAGAGAAAAGGAGAGGGAACTCGAAAGATATGAGAGGGAGCGTGAACAAGAACGAGCCaagagagagaaggagagagagtaCAAGACCCGCGAAGATGACCGTAGGTACAAGGCCCGTGAAAAGGAGTGGGAAACAAGAGAAAGGGAAATGGAGCATAGgcggaagagagagagagagagggagaaagaAAGGGCACAGGAACGTAAATGGGATATACTGGAGCAAGAACGTGAATGTGAAGATGGTTATAGAAAAAGGAAACACAGGACTAGTGATGAGGAGAGGAAAAGACGGCAGAGGGAGAAGGAAGATGACTCGGCTGACAgttttaaagaagaagaagagattgCTGAGGCTAAGAGAAGAGCGGAGGAGGAACAGCAGAAAAAAGAGCAGGAGGAGGCATTGAAAATCCTTTCCAGTCATCTAGCCAATGGTCGTGAAAAAGCTGTTCCATATGAGGAAAACAATATTGATAGCCAAGATAAGAATATCGAGACAGCTCAGGATAATTTAAGCCAGG GTGAAGGAGTTGCACAAAATGGGACGGATGAAGAATCCATGTTGGTAACTACAGCTGCATCAGATATGAGGCATAATAGCAATGCCCCTACGAAAAGGTTAGAATTTGGCCTCCTAGGGTCAGGGAAAAGAGCTGCTGTCCCTTCTTTCTTCAATGCGGATGAGGATGAGGATGctcaaaaagtaaagaaaatgagGCCATTGGTTCCAATTGACTATTCAGCTGACGAGCAACATATTGTCCAACCTTCCATCGCTGAAGCATCACCTACTATGGCTGCAGAATTTGCAAAGCGAATTTCAAATgctaaccctaaagaggagaggtCTGATGTAGAGAAGGACAGACACAGAAGAACTCATGACAGATCCAGTCAGAGGGATCGGGACAAGTATGACGAGGAGACTAAACGAACCAGGGATGACAGCAGAAACCTTGATCACGACAGAGTTCGGGAACCTAGACCTGATAAGGTTAAGACACCTGATAATCAGAAGCTTTTAGATGCAAAGCAATTGATTGACATGATTCCAAAGACCAAAGATGAGTTGTTCTCTTATGAGATAAACTGGGTGATTTATGACAAG AATGCATTGCATGAAAGGATGAGACCATGGATCAGTAAGAAGATCACCGATTTTCTTGGTGAGGAGGAGCTGACGCTGGTAGACTACATTGTGTCCAGCACTCAAGAACATGTCAAGGCAACAGAGATGCTGGAGAGGCTCCAAAGTATATTAGATGAAGAAGCTGAAATGTTTGTTCTGAAGATGTGGAGGATGCTTATATTTGAAATTAAGAAAGTCGAGACAGGTTTGGCTTTGAGGCCCAAATCCTAA
- the LOC107847383 gene encoding RNA-binding protein 25 isoform X8, with translation MARPVFPPRPPGAVGIIPPLMRPPIPMIRPPIIPPAARPAAIPSITQTEKPQTTVYVGKISSTAENEFMLSLLQLCGPVRSWKRAQDPTNGSLKGFGFCEFESAEGVLRALRLLNKLNIDGQELMLNVNQATRDFLERYVEKKAESSKKLPESETEGAEKEEESTLGGEKNENAASVEPPESSTEESKKDTGDKGNKENLDSANFGLVTDEDRQADKEALDKLNDMIEERLKNKPLPPPPPPPQPAKDGSDNSHTENLKDGEPEEKNDDVSESKTSSEHEKAEISSPDHRRHDRRSRDRERDLKREKERELERYEREREQERAKREKEREYKTREDDRRYKAREKEWETREREMEHRRKREREREKERAQERKWDILEQERECEDGYRKRKHRTSDEERKRRQREKEDDSADSFKEEEEIAEAKRRAEEEQQKKEQEEALKILSSHLANGREKAVPYEENNIDSQDKNIETAQDNLSQGEGVAQNGTDEESMLVTTAASDMRHNSNAPTKRLEFGLLGSGKRAAVPSFFNADEDEDAQKVKKMRPLVPIDYSADEQHIVQPSIAEASPTMAAEFAKRISNANPKEERSDVEKDRHRRTHDRSSQRDRDKYDEETKRTRDDSRNLDHDRVREPRPDKVKTPDNQKLLDAKQLIDMIPKTKDELFSYEINWVIYDKNALHERMRPWISKKITDFLGEEELTLVDYIVSSTQEHVKATEMLERLQSILDEEAEMFVLKMWRMLIFEIKKVETGLALRPKS, from the exons ATGGCTCGACCAGTGTTTCCTCCACGCCCACCTGGTGCAGTAGGCATTATTCCTCCTTTGATGCGCCCTCCAATCCCTATGATACGTCCTCCAATCATTCCTCCTGCTGCTAGGCCAGCTGCCATTCCAAGCATTACTCAAACAGAGAAACCACAAACAACAGTTTATGTTGGCAAGATATCGTCCACTGCTGAAAATGAGTTTATGCTTTCTCTTTTGCAG CTTTGCGGGCCTGTTAGGAGTTGGAAGCGTGCTCAAGATCCGACAAATGGATCACTGAAAGGTTTTGGGTTCTGTGAGTTTGAGTCTGCTGAGGGGGTTCTTCGCGCATTAAGATTGCTCAACAAATTAAACATTGACGGGCAGGAGCTAATG TTAAATGTCAATCAAGCAACTCGTGATTTCCTTGAACGATATGTTGAAAAGAAAGCAGAAAGCTCAAAGAAGCTCCCAGAGTCTGAAACTGAAGGCgctgagaaagaagaagaaagtacATTAGGTGGGGAGAAGAATGAAAATGCAGCGTCTGTAGAACCTCCTGAGTCTAGCACAGAAGAATCAAAGAAAGATACTGGTGATAAAGGGAACAAAGAAAATCTAGATTCTGCTAACTTTGGACTGGTCACTGACGAAGATAGGCAAGCTGACAAAGAGGCCTTGGACAAGCTCAATGATATGATAGAGGAAAGGCTGAAGAATAAACCATTACCACCTCCACCTCCACCTCCACAACCAGCTAAAGATGGTTCTGATAACTCACATACGGAAAACCTCAAAGATGGGGAACCAG aagaaaaaaatgatgatgtCAGCGAAAGTAAAACTTCAAGTGAGCATGAAAAGGCTGAGATTAGCTCACCGGACCATCGTAGGCATGATAGGAGAAGCAGGGACCGGGAGAGGGATTTGAAGAGAGAAAAGGAGAGGGAACTCGAAAGATATGAGAGGGAGCGTGAACAAGAACGAGCCaagagagagaaggagagagagtaCAAGACCCGCGAAGATGACCGTAGGTACAAGGCCCGTGAAAAGGAGTGGGAAACAAGAGAAAGGGAAATGGAGCATAGgcggaagagagagagagagagggagaaagaAAGGGCACAGGAACGTAAATGGGATATACTGGAGCAAGAACGTGAATGTGAAGATGGTTATAGAAAAAGGAAACACAGGACTAGTGATGAGGAGAGGAAAAGACGGCAGAGGGAGAAGGAAGATGACTCGGCTGACAgttttaaagaagaagaagagattgCTGAGGCTAAGAGAAGAGCGGAGGAGGAACAGCAGAAAAAAGAGCAGGAGGAGGCATTGAAAATCCTTTCCAGTCATCTAGCCAATGGTCGTGAAAAAGCTGTTCCATATGAGGAAAACAATATTGATAGCCAAGATAAGAATATCGAGACAGCTCAGGATAATTTAAGCCAGG GTGAAGGAGTTGCACAAAATGGGACGGATGAAGAATCCATGTTGGTAACTACAGCTGCATCAGATATGAGGCATAATAGCAATGCCCCTACGAAAAGGTTAGAATTTGGCCTCCTAGGGTCAGGGAAAAGAGCTGCTGTCCCTTCTTTCTTCAATGCGGATGAGGATGAGGATGctcaaaaagtaaagaaaatgagGCCATTGGTTCCAATTGACTATTCAGCTGACGAGCAACATATTGTCCAACCTTCCATCGCTGAAGCATCACCTACTATGGCTGCAGAATTTGCAAAGCGAATTTCAAATgctaaccctaaagaggagaggtCTGATGTAGAGAAGGACAGACACAGAAGAACTCATGACAGATCCAGTCAGAGGGATCGGGACAAGTATGACGAGGAGACTAAACGAACCAGGGATGACAGCAGAAACCTTGATCACGACAGAGTTCGGGAACCTAGACCTGATAAGGTTAAGACACCTGATAATCAGAAGCTTTTAGATGCAAAGCAATTGATTGACATGATTCCAAAGACCAAAGATGAGTTGTTCTCTTATGAGATAAACTGGGTGATTTATGACAAG AATGCATTGCATGAAAGGATGAGACCATGGATCAGTAAGAAGATCACCGATTTTCTTGGTGAGGAGGAGCTGACGCTGGTAGACTACATTGTGTCCAGCACTCAAGAACATGTCAAGGCAACAGAGATGCTGGAGAGGCTCCAAAGTATATTAGATGAAGAAGCTGAAATGTTTGTTCTGAAGATGTGGAGGATGCTTATATTTGAAATTAAGAAAGTCGAGACAGGTTTGGCTTTGAGGCCCAAATCCTAA
- the LOC107847383 gene encoding RNA-binding protein 25 isoform X4 produces the protein MADKSPSSENPAVVNSQQPPESDSKISDPSPAPSSPPPPPSIQPYSAVAPPSFRPATPPAPLPGVTPLFSPLPNPNLPQQQPQPQQQTLSFPNPSVQPPGVAMIPAPVSCAGGVQMASAPLPQVMPLPPPYGVPGQIMRPYAPMPPNGYHAMPQPASQGAMIHPGIPRYASPYTQMARPVFPPRPPGAVGIIPPLMRPPIPMIRPPIIPPAARPAAIPSITQTEKPQTTVYVGKISSTAENEFMLSLLQLCGPVRSWKRAQDPTNGSLKGFGFCEFESAEGVLRALRLLNKLNIDGQELMLNVNQATRDFLERYVEKKAESSKKLPESETEGAEKEEESTLGGEKNENAASVEPPESSTEESKKDTGDKGNKENLDSANFGLVTDEDRQADKEALDKLNDMIEERLKNKPLPPPPPPPQPAKDGSDNSHTENLKDGEPEEKNDDVSESKTSSEHEKAEISSPDHRRHDRRSRDRERDLKREKERELERYEREREQERAKREKEREYKTREDDRRYKAREKEWETREREMEHRRKREREREKERAQERKWDILEQERECEDGYRKRKHRTSDEERKRRQREKEDDSADSFKEEEEIAEAKRRAEEEQQKKEQEEALKILSSHLANGREKAVPYEENNIDSQDKNIETAQDNLSQGEGVAQNGTDEESMLVTTAASDMRHNSNAPTKRLEFGLLGSGKRAAVPSFFNADEDEDAQKVKKMRPLVPIDYSADEQHIVQPSIAEASPTMAAEFAKRISNANPKEERSDVEKDRHRRTHDRSSQRDRDKYDEETKRTRDDSRNLDHDRVREPRPDKVKTPDNQKLLDAKQLIDMIPKTKDELFSYEINWVIYDKNALHERMRPWISKKITDFLGEEELTLVDYIVSSTQEHVKATEMLERLQSILDEEAEMFVLKMWRMLIFEIKKVETGLALRPKS, from the exons ATGGCGGACAAATCTCCTTCATCGGAAAATCCCGCCGTTGTTAATTCTCAACAACCGCCGGAATCTGATAGCAAAATCTCCGATCCATCTCCGGCACCGTCGTCACCACCACCTCCGCCGTCGATCCAGCCTTACTCCGCGGTCGCACCTCCGTCGTTTCGTCCGGCGACTCCACCAGCACCGTTACCTGGTGTAACTCCTTTGTTCTCGCCTCTTCCTAACCCTAATCTGCCTCAGCAGCAGCCGCAGCCGCAGCAGCAAACGTTGAGTTTTCCGAATCCTTCTGTTCAGCCTCCTGGAGTGGCGATGATTCCAGCACCGGTATCTTGTGCTGGAGGTGTTCAGATGGCTTCAGCGCCGCTGCCGCAAGTTATGCCGCTGCCGCCGCCTTATGGTGTACCTGGACAAATTATGAGACCGTATGCTCCTATGCCGCCTAATGGTTATCATGCTATGCCTCAACCTGCTTCACAAGGCGCCATGATTCATCCCG GAATTCCACGTTATGCATCACCATACACACAAATGGCTCGACCAGTGTTTCCTCCACGCCCACCTGGTGCAGTAGGCATTATTCCTCCTTTGATGCGCCCTCCAATCCCTATGATACGTCCTCCAATCATTCCTCCTGCTGCTAGGCCAGCTGCCATTCCAAGCATTACTCAAACAGAGAAACCACAAACAACAGTTTATGTTGGCAAGATATCGTCCACTGCTGAAAATGAGTTTATGCTTTCTCTTTTGCAG CTTTGCGGGCCTGTTAGGAGTTGGAAGCGTGCTCAAGATCCGACAAATGGATCACTGAAAGGTTTTGGGTTCTGTGAGTTTGAGTCTGCTGAGGGGGTTCTTCGCGCATTAAGATTGCTCAACAAATTAAACATTGACGGGCAGGAGCTAATG TTAAATGTCAATCAAGCAACTCGTGATTTCCTTGAACGATATGTTGAAAAGAAAGCAGAAAGCTCAAAGAAGCTCCCAGAGTCTGAAACTGAAGGCgctgagaaagaagaagaaagtacATTAGGTGGGGAGAAGAATGAAAATGCAGCGTCTGTAGAACCTCCTGAGTCTAGCACAGAAGAATCAAAGAAAGATACTGGTGATAAAGGGAACAAAGAAAATCTAGATTCTGCTAACTTTGGACTGGTCACTGACGAAGATAGGCAAGCTGACAAAGAGGCCTTGGACAAGCTCAATGATATGATAGAGGAAAGGCTGAAGAATAAACCATTACCACCTCCACCTCCACCTCCACAACCAGCTAAAGATGGTTCTGATAACTCACATACGGAAAACCTCAAAGATGGGGAACCAG aagaaaaaaatgatgatgtCAGCGAAAGTAAAACTTCAAGTGAGCATGAAAAGGCTGAGATTAGCTCACCGGACCATCGTAGGCATGATAGGAGAAGCAGGGACCGGGAGAGGGATTTGAAGAGAGAAAAGGAGAGGGAACTCGAAAGATATGAGAGGGAGCGTGAACAAGAACGAGCCaagagagagaaggagagagagtaCAAGACCCGCGAAGATGACCGTAGGTACAAGGCCCGTGAAAAGGAGTGGGAAACAAGAGAAAGGGAAATGGAGCATAGgcggaagagagagagagagagggagaaagaAAGGGCACAGGAACGTAAATGGGATATACTGGAGCAAGAACGTGAATGTGAAGATGGTTATAGAAAAAGGAAACACAGGACTAGTGATGAGGAGAGGAAAAGACGGCAGAGGGAGAAGGAAGATGACTCGGCTGACAgttttaaagaagaagaagagattgCTGAGGCTAAGAGAAGAGCGGAGGAGGAACAGCAGAAAAAAGAGCAGGAGGAGGCATTGAAAATCCTTTCCAGTCATCTAGCCAATGGTCGTGAAAAAGCTGTTCCATATGAGGAAAACAATATTGATAGCCAAGATAAGAATATCGAGACAGCTCAGGATAATTTAAGCCAGG GTGAAGGAGTTGCACAAAATGGGACGGATGAAGAATCCATGTTGGTAACTACAGCTGCATCAGATATGAGGCATAATAGCAATGCCCCTACGAAAAGGTTAGAATTTGGCCTCCTAGGGTCAGGGAAAAGAGCTGCTGTCCCTTCTTTCTTCAATGCGGATGAGGATGAGGATGctcaaaaagtaaagaaaatgagGCCATTGGTTCCAATTGACTATTCAGCTGACGAGCAACATATTGTCCAACCTTCCATCGCTGAAGCATCACCTACTATGGCTGCAGAATTTGCAAAGCGAATTTCAAATgctaaccctaaagaggagaggtCTGATGTAGAGAAGGACAGACACAGAAGAACTCATGACAGATCCAGTCAGAGGGATCGGGACAAGTATGACGAGGAGACTAAACGAACCAGGGATGACAGCAGAAACCTTGATCACGACAGAGTTCGGGAACCTAGACCTGATAAGGTTAAGACACCTGATAATCAGAAGCTTTTAGATGCAAAGCAATTGATTGACATGATTCCAAAGACCAAAGATGAGTTGTTCTCTTATGAGATAAACTGGGTGATTTATGACAAG AATGCATTGCATGAAAGGATGAGACCATGGATCAGTAAGAAGATCACCGATTTTCTTGGTGAGGAGGAGCTGACGCTGGTAGACTACATTGTGTCCAGCACTCAAGAACATGTCAAGGCAACAGAGATGCTGGAGAGGCTCCAAAGTATATTAGATGAAGAAGCTGAAATGTTTGTTCTGAAGATGTGGAGGATGCTTATATTTGAAATTAAGAAAGTCGAGACAGGTTTGGCTTTGAGGCCCAAATCCTAA